The segment TCTTTGTTCTCTGGTCCAGTAACTGGGAGACTAGGCCTCTGATGATTAGGTAGTCCCGGCTGAAAAGTACTATTGAACACTCACCAAACACTAACCACATTGGGCGAGGGAGGTTTGGGGCTTCTCACCTGGGCCAGTTTCACAAGAAGAGGGGAATTGGTGAACTTGGGCTGGAGCCTGGCTGTAGTACCCAGACTCATGGACCCACCAAAAGGGCCTGTCTCCAAACAGAAACCTAGAAGAGAGCAGAtgccattatacacacacacacacacacacacacacacacacacacacacacacacacacaaaggccaGGGGAATGGGGGTGAGGCAGATGGACACCTGGAATACTCTGAAGGGCTTATAGGGTGGAGTCAGGACATCTGATTTTGGGTCACTGCCTTGCCATGGTTTTTTACCTTGGAACAGGAGAAagtgtgcattttttaaaaaagtgataagGAGGCAAGAGATTGTGGTGTGTGTGGGCGTGCTCTGAGATGCTCAAGTCCCATTCTTATCCCTCCCACTGCAAGGCCAAGCTCTGTTCTTGTCATTTACAGAGAGCCCGGGACCTgactctccctctccttcccacacccTCACTCTgctgcttctcttttctccatttcccAAATTCCAGCCTCAGTTACTTAGGAAAGTCTCTCATGTTTGAAAATGGTAGTGGGGgcggagcttccctggtggtctaggggctaagactctacacacccaatgcagggggtccaggtatgatccctggttagggaactagaatCCCCTTGCTGCAACTAACAGTGTGTGTCCTGCAACTAAAGAtactatgtgccacaactaggacctgacacagccaactgagaaataaaacaaatagaagaaaatggggcgggacttccctggtggttcagtggttaagaatccgccttccaacacaggggttgTGGGtctgatccttggttggggaattaagatcccacatgctgcagggcaactaagcccatgtgctgcagtcaCTGAACCCACGtgccgcagcaagagaagcctgagcatccCCCAaggagaagcccatgtgccttaactagagaaagcccatgcaccacaattaagAGCCCCcacgccacaatgaagacccagtgcccgccaaaataataaataaagtccttctattaaaaaaaaaaaaaaatggaggcgaGGAATGCACAGGAAAGCTGAGGGAGAATAAAGAAGACAAAACAGTTTTAAATCCCCTGGCTTAGCTAGGTGCTTCGCTGGACCCTGGAAAACATACAGCAGACTAAGAGGCTGCTGTGGCTAGAAAGAGAAAAGGTTGGGAGAACAGCAGAGATGCTGACCAGGAAGCCAAGGGCTGGGAAAGGGACCTGCCTCTCCCCGCCAAAAACTGAGCCTGGTTCACACACCAGATGCTCAACACATACTTAGGAAATGAATAGGGGCTTTGCCATGTGGGAATCAATGGTCTTAGGGGAACAGGACGAGACGGGAAGGCTGATACAGACTCCGAGGGAGAACAGCACAAAGCAAAGGGCAACTCAGTAGGAAGGAAATGATTAGACAACTGCTTTACCGTTTATAGTAGGGATGAAGGCCTGGTAGAGAGAAGTGGAAGGGAAGGTATTTGGTTTTTCAGCAAGTCATTCTAGCCCATTCAAGTGTCTCCTATGaagcccccttccctcccccaggctggcaatATGGCAATAGATGGTGAGGTGAGGAGAGGTGCAGTTGCACGCCCAGCGGGAAGTATAGCTCCCTTCTGCACCCAAGAGAACAGGTGGCACAAAGAGATAAGCCCCAAGGGCCCTACCCACTTGCCTGAGTCTGTGTCAGAGCCTACTAGTGAATGAAGGTGAAAAGCGAGAAGAGAAAGTGTTCCCTAAAAGGCAAAGCTTTAGCCCCAGTGCTTCTTGAAATTTACTGTGCACACGAGCCACTTGGGGTCCTTGCTAAAATGTAGATAATGATTCAGGAGCTCCCACCTAGAGcctaagattctgcatttctagcaagttTTCAAATGCTCCTTATGTTGATGGCCATGGCCTGGTGACCACACCTTAACTTGGAAGCCTTTTCTGTCCTGAAAAGCCAGTGTTGAAGCCTGGCACAAAGCAAGCTTCTTTAAAACTctatcaaataaatgaatgaagaaatgaattaaAGAGTGAGTTGAGAAGCAGGACTTTCTGCTACTTAAGTcaccattgatttttttaaaaatatagattccCAGGCTCTCCCCTGGAGTTTCAAAATCAGTGTgtctgggatgggatgggatctTTGCATTTTAAACACGCCCCCTTAAGTGATTTATCTGATCAGGCCCGTTAAACACTAGTCTAATGATTAGGACGGGGACTCTGAGGTCTGAGTTCAAGATGCACAAAGATGCTCAAAGAGGAAAAGTCAGTGGccatggggtaggggtggggaggtcTTAAGgttccctgggggtgggggtaggggtggaggtaggggtggaggggggagccAGGCCTTTGAGGCAATTTCTGAGAGGAATCAGGGTCTGCACAAGGCTCAGGGCCCTTGGCGGTGGGCGGCCAGGCCGCCGGAGGGCTTAGCTGTCTCACCACTTGAAGACGAGGTTGAGCCACTCGGTGATGAGGCTGATCCAGAGCACCGCAATGCCCACCCGGCGAGACGCATAGTAGGCCGCGGGGAAGTAGAACAGAAAGAGGCTCTTGGGGTCCCCCAGAAAGGTGACCCAGAGCCACACGTTCTCCAACCAGGGCAGCTGGTTCTGCAGGGCCTCGGCCATCGCGATGCCCGCGCCCAGCGTGGACTCCATGGCGACTCCCGGGCTGGTCCGGCCAGGGTTTGATGCAAGGCGGAAGCCGAGGAGTCCAGGCGACGAGTAAACTGCTACTCACTGCCGTCCAGAGCCCACCCTTCGGAACCGAGGCCCCGCCCCCTGGCGGCGACCAGTGTAAACCCCGCCCTCGACCCCGCCCCTCGCAGCCCTAGGTTCGCGCGAGCCGGGCCTCCAGCCGGTACCGTTTCCTCCTGCGCTCTTCTCAGCCCTTCCTCTCTACTGGGCAGCGTAGGGGACAAATCTTTGCGAAGGCGTTTCCGCAGAGCCCCACGTGGCTGCTATTGCCGGCACGTGGACGTAAGGCGTAGAGGCGGCTCTAGCTGCTCTTCCGGGTCATGGGACGGACTAACCTGAGGATCGGCGGTGCGTCCAGGGTTCTTACTTTGCTGCTGTGAAGACGGACATGTAATAGCCAGAGCTAGGATTCCTTCCGGACCAGACTTTTCTCTTCCAGTACCGCTACCCTCCAAAGATATTTGGAGATGTCTTGGAGAGAAGGCAACCCCTGCTCCGGGAAGCCAGGCATCCCCTGTCAGCGCTGAAGTGGGACCCTGAATTTGCACACTCAGGTGGCTAAGCCGGCCCACACCTTCCTCCGCCAGTCCAAGACTTTCCTGCTTGAATTCATCCGCTGTTGATTTGGTGGCCGACAGATCAGCTTCTTGATTTTGAGGAGTCGTTCCTAAAGGCTTTGAGAGTTCTTACACGTAGCATAGACTTAAGTCACACTTCCTCCCAGTTCTAAGCTCGCCTTGTCCCTCTCCTTTCGTCATCCTGTCATCTTGCCTTCCAAAACCCCTCTGGGGAGGTAAACCTTGAGATAGCTAGGTTGGtgagggaggagaaggagcaCACACCTACGACAAAAATTAGAATAATCCTCTGGaggaacacacacagaaaacagaaatctCAGCTACTCTAGGTGAGGTCTTACCTAGAGGCAGAGTTGAGGTGGGAGGAGATTGTTGAAGTGGTTGCTTCCCTACCTCAAGCAACTTTATTCTTCGTCAGTTCTTTGAAAGGTGAATATAAGGATATAAATCTGGGTTCTAATTGGAAAGAGATTAATTTCACTAATTAAGAAGGTATGGGGAAGGGAATCTGGATTCATATCTCATTTCATTCCCTTGCTAAATGTTTTTCAATTGCCCCAAGGACAAAATTCACATTTTCTAAGTCTTTTGAAAGTTTGCTAGTGCTCAAGCTAAGATAGCCTTTATCAGTCCAGTCCCACACTCAGTTTAATGATATATTTCTAAGCTACTTTATGCTCCCTGAAAGCACCAAGCTCTTTCCTTTTATGGGTCCTGGCATCTGCAGTTCCCTCTTGCTGGTACCTGGCCACTCTTTCTCTGCTTGTCCATCAGGTCTCAGATTTATCacttcttcagaaagcttttcctAACAGTGCCTGGCTCTGTGCCTGAGAACCTATAATCACAATGTTACATGAAAAGCTGAGTGGCAGTTACGTATGACTTGTTATGGGGAAGACAAGAAAGTTCTCTGAAATAAGCCCAAATATACTTATTTCTGTTACAATGATTGTAGTAATATGAAGTTGATGTCCCTTGCAAGGCATGAAAACACTTTTGAAATTTGTTCATGTTAAATAGTGCCAGGACTGGTCCTTTGCCATCTTCTCTTTGCCTGTTGTTACATGAGGCTCTAGAATTTCTATAGTGGAGGGGTAGTTGGGTTAGGGATGGCGACTGGTGATATTAGGGTTGAAAATACATCTGCATCTCACTTACATGTTAAGAAAACTGTTTTGTATATTAGATAGTCATTAATGGGGGGGGGGGCCCAAAACTGTTGCCCCAAGGCTTCCTTTGTCACTACCACTGCTCCTCCTGGCTCTGGAGAGGGCAAGAGGGGTGATGGGGAAGCATCTTGAGTTTCAACGGTAATGGGTGATCCTGGAGAAACTACCACGTAGTAACTATATGTCATGCATTTGTACACATTATTTCATTATCTTCCACTCCTCCTAACTACTATGTGAAGTGTTACCTAATAATAGTTAAATAGCATAAAAGTTAATAGCACCATTTTTGGAAACAGACTGAATCTTTGCTAGTTGTGCAACCCTGGACAAAGTTTAGTGTAagacttagtttcttcatctgtaaaatgaggctatTGATTCCTACATCGAAGGGTTGTTGGATGCTCAATAAAGGAATAAACAGAATCAGGCTtagtaatttgctcaaggtcatgtaACTCAGTGGAATTCCGATTCTGGTTTAGCTAACTCTGTAGAAATGTCCTTTCCACTACCACTCTAATTAGGTGTAATCGTTTTGGGCAAGTTTCGTTTAGTCTTCTGAACCTCGGATTCCTCATATGTAAAAGAGAGTTCATTCATTAAACTCGTGTCAAGGTGTGTACATAACGGAGACTGCAGTTCTCTCCTGTCTCCCCTTTTCATTCCACATAGGTCATTTATCTTTAACTTCTAAAATGGACCTTGCAAGCACTTTACCAAGTCGGAGCAGCTGCACAAACATAATGATTCAGATCCCTCTtttatttcctctcctttcctcttccaCCTAGGCTCCCGCCCCACCCAGTCCAGGCCACGCCCTGGCGTATGACGTCAGCACGCCCCGTGCGTCGCGGCGCGGCGCTCACTGGGGGCCCGGCTTTCGcccgctgctgccgccgccgccgccggccgcGGCTGCTCTCCCAAGATGGCGGCTCCTCCGGGCGAGTACTTCAGCGTTGGGAGCCAGGTGTCGTGCCGGACGTGccaggagcagcggctgcagggCGAGGTGGTAGCCTTCGACTACCAGTCCAAAATGCTGGCTTTAAGTATCCTTCCCTGCGCGGAGCCCGAGGCCGGGCTGGCGTGTGTGTGCggtggtgggggggcgggggacgACGGCGGTGGCTGGGGCCCTCTCCGGGCCTAGGGGCGACCGGCTACCGCGGCGCCCGGAGCGCATGCGCACGACCCTgagctcccctccccctctccctggaCCCTTGGTCCGCCTTGGGGGACCCTTGTCGCCCTCCCCTTGTGGGAGCTGGGCCGCGAACgagggtgggtggagggggaCTTGACACGCGGATGGCTTATCGGGGGGAACGCTAGGAGAGGGCACCCAGTGATCAGGAGAGGGGTGGTCGTGGGAGAGGGCTGGTGATTGGAGCCCAGATGGAAGAGGGGCGGGTGGAATCaagtggggagggggtgtgttGAGTAAGGAAATGCTAGTGAGTGGGACATGGGTATGGAGTTCAGGAGGGGTTGTGTACTGATAGGACGTGGTCCACGGAAGGGCGGTGGTGTGTGACCAAATGGGCCTCGCTTGTTTGGGGGCGAGTTACTGCAGGAAAGAGTTTGTAGCAGAACTGGGGATAGGGGCTTGTTTTGCTGGTGCTGGTGTGTGCGTGGTGCCACTGGGGACGGGGTGATGAATTGTAGGCTTCTCAGTCATTTGGAAGTTGCTCTTTTGGAGATGTTTGTACTGGAAACCTGGTCCAGAGAGAGGACCACGTTTTTCAGGGGCTTGTGTATGGACGTGTGGGTTACAGGTGAAAGAGTAAGTTATCTTTTGCTCAGGCCAGCACAAGGAATCCTGACTTCTCCACAGTAGTAGCCTTGCCTTTTAAATGTGGCAGTGTTAAACAGAGTGGAAAAGGTGGCCTCTTTCTTTGGTGTGGAAATGATTTCTGAATTACTCCAGGAAGCTCAATCTTGGAAACAAAATACTTCCTGGTTGTAATACCACCTCCTCCTTATATTTGAGCCACAGGTggatttatttggatttttttctttttttttttaagagttatttTTGTGGCACCTTTGAAAAGGAAGTTTCTTACTGGGTCTGCTGTCTTTGGCAAGTATTTTAACCAACTTCATTTAAACTTCACCACTTCATTTAAACACTGGTTGTAGATTTCTAGCTTAGGAAAATGTCCTTTGAAACTAATTACAGCTCGAATAGTTGCGTTTTCTCGGTTTTTTTAAACACAAGAATTTGTACCTGGACCATATAAGATCTTTTGCATTAGTGGTTTAGTTGGAAGGGTTTTGGAATGAGGAATTACTCTTTCAATTGACATGCAATATGCTTTTGAGAAATGGCTggagaatgaatggatggatgagtgggttaACTAGCTGGGTCACCTTGAGTGAGCTTCCTTTCCAGTGCTGTAGTTTTTGCCTCTGCAAAATGGAAAGTCTCAaatcagaaaaagtgaaaagagtTGTTCAGATATAGGAAGTATACCAAGAACAGAAGGTACTTGCTCTCCTGTGTGGTTCGTTAGGTTCAAGACAGACAGTATACATACAGCATTAAAACTACATTAAGCCTCTTTGTAAAACCAGTAGAGAGAACGTGATGGAAACCCTGTTGAGGCTTCACGTTTTGGGTTGTGTTTGGCTTTGAAAAGCTTGAGATCTTTTGGTTATGGGGTTGAGCGGGAGGAAGGTGATAGGCAAAGATTTGCTGAGAAGAGCTGTGATTCTTGTGGGACTCCCACCTTTTGCTTGTGGCACACCTTTTACACAAGCCTTATGAGAACTGTGTTTTCCATGCCCCTTTGGGATGTGTCAGTGCTCTGCTTGCCCCTGTTTtccttaactttcttttttttcaccagAATGTCCTTCTTCCAGTGGAAAGCCCAACCACGCAGACATCTTGCTTATAAACTTACAGTATGTTTCAGAAGTGGAAATAATTAATGACCGAACAGAAACCCCTCCTCCCCTAGCTTCACTCAACGTTAGTAAGGTAAGGACTTGAGGGCAGTTCTGGGTCTCCAAAATGATGGGAAATTTGAGTCTCATTGACTCTTGATGGTACAtatattgtccttttttttttttttttgagtgatttACAATTGGCTTGCTttgacatatttaaaaatatacttatatCACTGTAGTTTTTATCTCTTTGTTCCCTGATATCTTTCGAAGATTTTAAGAAAAGTCTTAATATCTGCTGAATAGAGAAATAGAATTGAGAGCTGGCTTTTGTCCTTTGTGAAAGAGAGCTCCCCGCTCACCCTTAACCTGTAGCCCTTGTGTGAACTTCCAGTGTTGGTGGGGTTGGCTATGGGCTTTCCTTCCGAACCTCCTGaaattgtgtatgtgtgcacacaagAATATACATGTATTTCCTGGGTGAAGATCTGGAGTATTTTTCAGATTCTCAGAGGGATTCATGACCTacaaaaatttgaaaactacTGACATAGAGcttcatttttgtctttgtgcttGAATTTCGAGGTCTAACAAATTTAGAGGCTTAGGATATTTTAATCTTGGCTATATAAATTGGTCTCTGGGAACTTGCAAATAACTTTTCTGATTCTTCAATTCTGTCAGCCGAAGTTCACGTTGATCAGTATTAGTACCCAAGCCCTGTTTGAGTTTTGCTGTTCTCTCTACTTGGAACACCTTCTCAAAATGACTAGAACCATATCCATCAGGACTGTTTAATGGCACATCTTTCAAGAAGTCTTCTCTGATCACCCAGGCTAAAGTGGTGCCTCCGTTATTTTCTCTTACAGTACTCTAGCCTTCAGAGATAAGGTGACGTATCATTTCCAGTCCAGTATGGGACATTTTCGAGAGTAGAGGAGGGCAGTGCTTTTGTTTTACACTGAGACAAGTTTAGATTGGTGTATCCTGGGCAAATTGGGACTTGTTATCCTATTCATAGCTTTTTTGTGATTATAATTGTGTATACTGTTCTATCTCACCAAACTTTGTTTTGTGGGAATGGTAACTATACCTGTTTTGTTCCTTACTGAATATATAGAACCttgcacagagtaggtgcttcataaatatttgttgaatgaataagttaGGGCTTCAGTTTTTGTAGCAGCTGTCTTTCATTAAGTCTGTTGAATTAGTGTGATGAAATTTTTCCctctataaaattataataatgtatattcTTTTGCCCCACTTGGGAATGTAGTGTGTTTGCTGCAATTCAGCAAAGCAAGGGAACACTCAGGCAGCTGAAACAACACAGGGTAACTGAGGCTGGCAGAGTGTAGTTGCCTCAAATCTGGAGCTcccttttttctaaattccaggGAAATGCCCcatgtggttttttgtttttttttttcttttctttttttttagtgatgTCTCAGGACAGATTCAGAAAGGTCTTGGGTTTCATATTAAAGACTGTTGCATACAGACTATCTCATTCTTATACCTGTGGATTTTTGAAACTTGGCTTACTTCTCCTAAGAGATCTTAAAAGGTTTAAATAAAATAGCTTATGCCTGGTGTGTTGAAGGGAGAAAAGGCTCTGTGTTATTCTTTAATGTTAATAGGGTATGAGAAGTCTGTCACCAAGTAACAGCCTTTAGTAAGTAGTTGAGGAAAGATTATCTGAAagaagatagatttttttttcaaatttaagagATAACTAGGATTCTGCTCTTGTACCACAAAGTGCCACCATTTGTGTGAGAGAGGCTGGAGTGGCGTGGATGGGACTGTTAAATGTGGGAGCTGTTAAGAAGCAGTTCTTTGCTTACATTTGACCGTAGGTATAAATAGTTCTTGGTTATTAATTTGCAGATTATCTTTGCCTTTAAGGTTTTGCTTTCTGCTGATCAGTTGTCTTCTAGTATTATTGTAAACTAGTTGTTTACCCAGTCTTTCAGAAAACAGCAGGAGGTAATAGATTAGGGAATACCGGAAATCTTTACTTTTCTTACTCTCAGCCCTTACCACAAGGTCTGATTGCCAAGTCTTGAAAAAGGAGTCCGAAACAAAGACTAAAATTAGGTTGAAGAGCTCTCTTTGggtcttatttattcattcttcatttGTTGAGATGTTTATGAGTAAGCTATATTGGTTTTCCCTTGAAACGAACCTTTGAGGATGCTTTGTGATTCTTGCTGAGATTCAGTTAGAAGAACCTGTTGGGCTCTTTATGTTACTGAAAACAGCTAATCTGGGTAGCTACATGTTGCTGGAAGGACATGAAAAGTTCAACTCATTTAAGAGCATGagcctgggttttgttttgtttttaagatggaGGATTGTTTAAGCATTTTAGAAGGGAACTAAAAGTGCCCTGAAATCCCTGGAAGAAAACTGGTCTTGGGGAGTACTACCTGTGCAGTGGGAGATCCCATCACATGATGGCTCATCTTGCTGAAATAGTAAGTGCTGTGTTCAATTAAACCTGTTGATACAAACTGGATGTTGACTCTGACCCAACAGGAAATGGAAGAGCAGGCCTTTTAAAGGAAATACTTAATTCCAGCTCAAGTTGAGGATGGTGTGAACTAGCAGTTCTTGGAGATGAGCTTGTTTTGCTTTCGATTGGCACTTTCACTGTAACTAAGAGTCCTATGTCCGTCCACAGCAGTGGGATGTAAGAGGAAGCTTGAAAGAGGACAATGGGGTTGTAGAAGGTGGAAGCTTTGAATATTGTTTTATCTACTTCACAGTTAACATTGTACTCTGTAAAAATTGTTTCGAATTTCCTGactttaaaaagtacaaaagCACACGTGGCTTattagtttactttttaaaaaaataatttagtttggttgtgtcgggtcttagttgtggtgcac is part of the Bubalus kerabau isolate K-KA32 ecotype Philippines breed swamp buffalo chromosome 4, PCC_UOA_SB_1v2, whole genome shotgun sequence genome and harbors:
- the G6PC3 gene encoding glucose-6-phosphatase 3 isoform X3; translation: MESTLGAGIAMAEALQNQLPWLENVWLWVTFLGDPKSLFLFYFPAAYYASRRVGIAVLWISLITEWLNLVFKWFLFGDRPFWWVHESGYYSQAPAQVHQFPSSCETGPGSPSGHCMITGAALWPIMTAISSQMATRAHRCCPGLADDPSGAHGAGAKFLWIDLAGPLAGCQPHLLDPLYTGPGSFLVHQPSL